A stretch of Desulfobacter hydrogenophilus DNA encodes these proteins:
- a CDS encoding sulfurtransferase TusA family protein, whose translation MSKIVDARGLSCPQPVLMTLDAIKSGSDSELEVIVDNMASRENVVRAAESKGWNVSDIKDNAGDTQIFIRKG comes from the coding sequence ATGAGTAAAATAGTCGATGCAAGAGGTCTTTCCTGCCCCCAGCCGGTACTGATGACCCTGGATGCCATAAAATCCGGAAGCGATAGTGAGCTTGAAGTTATAGTGGACAACATGGCCTCCAGGGAGAATGTGGTCCGGGCCGCAGAGAGCAAAGGCTGGAACGTTTCTGATATCAAGGACAACGCCGGCGACACCCAGATTTTTATCCGGAAAGGATAA